In a genomic window of Nodosilinea sp. E11:
- a CDS encoding PAS domain S-box protein encodes MRQRRESTRSVGSTLLLSLVLQAAAVAGLIGVLLVNSLATAESSLTLAIALCAGLEAVALSLTIGQRTAAKPMAAATGPGQAIAATLQSAEARYLSILEEQTELIARFKPDGSIIFVNDAYCRYFGLPRANLEGRSYEPRVYPADQPVINRCLAALSPDHPISTVENRVYAKGEVRWTKWTNKALYDEQGHLIELQSVGQDIHDRKQAELALAASETRFQRLVAASPAVIYTVIEGATGIVRFEYLSPAAEEIHEISVADLLQNGSLISEQMHPDDRERYRKAYSASLAAMETFTCEWRIITPSGKTKWLKASSRPEQRPNGEVAWHGIILDISERKRAELERSTLQAALLEAQQVAHIGNWEFDLTSQTITWSPELFHMFGLDPAQGEPTYADYLQLIHPDDVELLQQLVNQAAIAGTPYRLDYRALLPDGSMRYHEGRGRVERDRNGQVVRLFGTALDITDRKLSEIALQASQLRLQLALDSSGTGTWDWNMQTNQVVFDEKQWKAFLGFDPDEPLSNSITEWDNRIHPEDKAQLQADVSQHIAGHTEIYESTHRIRCQDGSYKWNSVQGKIIEWDEQGNPVRFIGIYRDISDSKRAAEALQTSEARFRGIFEQAAVGINQADASGQFIQANQYFCDLLGYTQAELLSLNFRDVTHPDDLNPASISRLFTGELEFVTIEKRYRHKQGDWIWTQATLSAIRDGAGQVVSDLAIVVDIRDLRWANAALQASEARLRAIFDQALAGINQVDTLGQFTEANQYFCDLLGYSRAELLALTIEDLIHPEDFAQYREPVAQILRGEIDNLRLERRQRHKNGDWIWTETMISLLRDEDGQIVGNLAVVIDIRDRKQAEQTIRLQAERETLLREITQHIRQSLDLQTIFNTACQEIRACLQADRVGIFKFYSHADYNAGELVAEAVVNDFAPAIASPIRDHCFGARQAAFYTKGHYSIANDIYQDDLEPCYVELLAQLQVRANLVIPLLCGDRLWGLLCIHQCSGPRQWLETDIELGQQLANQLAIAIQQSILVEQLQSELTERQQAQQALTERNQELAIANQELSRATRLKDEFLANMSHELRTPLNVILGFAQILNADLSLQAQQRDYIRIMHRSGDHLLHLINDILDLSKISANRITLEPESTDLFSLLHDIQAMFQEQAEDKDLRFNLALAPDLPQYIIVDPQKLRQVLINLLGNAVKFTEEGSIVLRVARLPADGGRFEPDSDAVIHLSFSVEDTGIGIAPTELTAIFDAFTQAKAGKISLEGTGLGLTISRSLVHLMGGELTVRSTQGQGSTFCFSLPFALGRAEDVALDNDLGPVIGLAPGQPTYRILVVDDQPENRYLLVAALSQIGLVVEEASSGAEAIARWRQWQPHLIWMDLRMPDQDGCDTTRRIRSEAKASGLPDPIIIALTAQASNDERSQAFAAGCDDFLSKPVQLDQLLGKITDHLGLQYRHAESPEPQISSRLDASALQVMPPDWIAALYQTALLCDSYDTARLIQQIPAEHTELINRLSRCLEEYKFEVILRLTQPHLEATA; translated from the coding sequence TGGCTGCCGCCACTGGCCCAGGTCAGGCAATCGCCGCCACCCTTCAGTCTGCGGAAGCTCGCTATCTCTCGATCTTAGAAGAGCAAACAGAGCTGATTGCCCGCTTCAAACCAGACGGCAGCATAATTTTTGTCAATGATGCCTACTGTCGCTATTTTGGCCTGCCCAGGGCAAACCTAGAAGGGCGCAGCTATGAGCCTAGGGTGTACCCCGCCGATCAGCCGGTAATCAATCGATGCCTAGCGGCGCTGTCGCCAGATCACCCGATCAGCACGGTCGAAAACCGCGTATATGCCAAAGGGGAAGTCCGGTGGACCAAGTGGACCAACAAAGCCCTCTATGACGAACAAGGCCACCTGATAGAGCTACAGTCGGTAGGGCAAGATATTCACGATCGCAAGCAGGCCGAACTGGCGCTGGCCGCCAGTGAAACCCGCTTTCAACGCCTAGTAGCCGCGTCTCCGGCGGTGATTTACACCGTGATCGAAGGTGCGACAGGCATTGTCCGGTTTGAGTACCTGAGCCCGGCGGCTGAGGAGATTCATGAGATTTCGGTAGCCGATCTGTTACAGAACGGATCGTTGATCTCTGAGCAAATGCATCCCGACGATCGAGAGCGGTACCGCAAGGCCTACAGCGCTAGTCTAGCGGCGATGGAAACGTTTACGTGCGAGTGGCGGATTATCACTCCCTCGGGCAAAACCAAGTGGCTTAAAGCCAGCTCTCGTCCAGAGCAGCGCCCCAATGGTGAGGTGGCCTGGCACGGCATCATTTTAGACATTAGCGAACGCAAGCGAGCTGAGCTAGAGCGCAGCACCCTACAAGCGGCCCTGTTAGAGGCTCAGCAGGTCGCCCACATTGGCAACTGGGAGTTTGATCTGACCAGCCAAACAATCACCTGGTCTCCCGAACTCTTTCACATGTTTGGCCTCGACCCAGCTCAGGGTGAGCCGACCTATGCCGACTACCTGCAATTGATTCATCCCGACGATGTCGAACTGTTGCAGCAGTTGGTTAACCAAGCCGCCATAGCCGGAACACCCTATCGTCTCGACTATCGGGCACTCTTGCCTGACGGCTCTATGCGCTACCACGAGGGGCGCGGCAGAGTTGAGCGCGATCGCAACGGCCAAGTGGTGCGGCTGTTTGGGACTGCCCTCGACATCACCGATCGCAAGCTGAGCGAAATAGCCCTCCAAGCCAGCCAACTGCGGCTACAGCTAGCTCTCGACAGCAGCGGCACCGGCACCTGGGACTGGAATATGCAGACCAATCAGGTGGTGTTTGATGAAAAGCAGTGGAAAGCCTTTCTGGGCTTTGATCCAGATGAACCCCTCAGCAACAGCATCACTGAGTGGGACAACCGGATTCATCCCGAAGACAAAGCCCAGCTGCAGGCGGATGTCAGTCAGCATATCGCGGGCCACACCGAGATCTATGAAAGCACCCACCGCATTCGCTGCCAAGATGGCAGCTATAAATGGAATTCGGTGCAGGGAAAAATCATTGAGTGGGACGAGCAGGGCAATCCGGTCAGGTTTATTGGCATCTATCGCGATATTAGCGACAGCAAGCGGGCGGCAGAGGCCCTACAGACCAGTGAGGCTAGGTTTCGGGGCATCTTTGAGCAAGCGGCAGTGGGCATCAACCAGGCAGATGCCTCAGGGCAGTTCATCCAAGCCAATCAATATTTCTGCGATCTATTGGGCTACACCCAAGCTGAGTTACTGAGCCTGAATTTTCGAGATGTTACCCACCCCGACGATTTAAACCCAGCTTCAATATCTCGTCTCTTTACGGGAGAGTTAGAATTCGTCACCATCGAGAAGCGCTATCGCCACAAGCAGGGTGACTGGATCTGGACTCAAGCGACGCTGTCGGCCATCCGAGATGGAGCCGGGCAGGTCGTCTCTGATCTGGCGATCGTGGTAGATATTCGCGATCTGAGATGGGCCAACGCCGCGCTACAAGCCAGTGAAGCCCGACTCCGCGCTATTTTTGACCAGGCTCTAGCAGGAATTAATCAAGTCGATACGCTGGGGCAATTTACAGAAGCCAATCAGTATTTTTGCGATCTGCTGGGCTATTCCAGAGCAGAATTGCTGGCCCTCACAATCGAAGATCTCATCCACCCGGAGGATTTCGCCCAGTACCGAGAGCCAGTCGCGCAGATTTTGCGCGGTGAGATTGACAACCTCAGACTAGAAAGACGCCAGCGCCACAAAAATGGCGACTGGATTTGGACGGAGACCATGATTTCTCTGCTGCGCGATGAAGACGGACAGATCGTCGGCAATTTGGCGGTGGTGATCGATATTCGCGATCGCAAACAGGCCGAACAGACCATTCGCCTGCAAGCCGAGCGCGAGACCCTGCTGCGGGAAATCACCCAGCACATTCGCCAATCGCTAGATCTTCAAACTATTTTCAACACCGCCTGCCAAGAGATTCGCGCCTGTCTCCAGGCTGACCGGGTGGGAATTTTTAAGTTTTATTCTCACGCTGACTACAACGCCGGTGAGCTGGTGGCCGAGGCTGTGGTCAATGACTTCGCACCTGCGATCGCCAGTCCCATTCGCGATCACTGCTTTGGAGCAAGACAGGCGGCGTTCTACACCAAAGGTCACTACTCTATCGCCAATGACATCTACCAAGATGACTTAGAACCCTGCTATGTCGAGCTTCTAGCCCAGCTTCAGGTACGCGCCAACCTGGTGATACCGTTGCTCTGTGGCGATCGTCTGTGGGGGCTGCTGTGTATTCATCAGTGTAGTGGCCCTCGCCAATGGCTCGAGACCGACATTGAACTAGGACAGCAGTTGGCCAACCAGTTGGCGATCGCCATTCAGCAGTCCATTTTGGTTGAGCAGTTGCAATCAGAACTCACCGAGCGACAGCAGGCCCAGCAGGCCCTCACCGAGCGCAACCAAGAGCTTGCCATTGCCAACCAAGAGTTGAGCCGCGCCACCCGTCTCAAAGATGAGTTCTTAGCCAACATGAGCCACGAGTTGCGCACCCCCCTCAACGTCATTCTAGGCTTTGCCCAAATCTTAAACGCCGATCTCTCCCTCCAAGCCCAGCAGCGCGACTATATCCGCATCATGCACCGCAGCGGCGACCATCTTCTGCACCTGATTAACGACATTCTCGATCTGTCTAAAATTTCCGCTAACCGCATCACCCTTGAGCCCGAAAGCACCGATCTTTTCAGTTTGCTCCACGACATCCAAGCCATGTTCCAAGAGCAGGCCGAAGACAAAGATCTCCGCTTCAACCTGGCGCTAGCACCCGATCTGCCCCAGTACATCATTGTTGACCCCCAAAAACTGCGTCAAGTGCTCATCAATCTGCTGGGCAATGCTGTCAAATTTACCGAAGAAGGTAGCATCGTTCTACGGGTTGCCCGTTTACCCGCCGATGGCGGCAGGTTTGAGCCCGATTCAGACGCCGTCATCCATCTGTCCTTTAGCGTTGAAGACACGGGCATCGGCATCGCTCCCACTGAACTCACAGCGATCTTTGATGCCTTTACCCAGGCCAAAGCCGGCAAAATTTCTTTAGAAGGTACCGGCCTGGGGCTGACGATCAGCCGCAGTCTAGTGCACTTAATGGGGGGTGAACTGACCGTTAGAAGCACTCAAGGCCAGGGCAGCACCTTTTGTTTCTCGCTGCCCTTTGCGCTGGGCAGGGCCGAAGATGTCGCCCTAGACAACGATCTCGGTCCAGTGATTGGCCTGGCCCCAGGGCAGCCCACCTACCGCATTTTAGTTGTGGACGACCAGCCCGAAAACCGCTATTTGCTAGTGGCGGCCCTCTCCCAAATTGGGCTGGTGGTAGAAGAGGCTAGCAGTGGAGCCGAGGCAATCGCCCGCTGGCGGCAGTGGCAGCCCCACCTGATCTGGATGGATCTACGCATGCCAGACCAAGATGGCTGTGACACGACCCGCCGCATTCGGTCAGAGGCGAAGGCTAGCGGCCTTCCTGACCCCATCATCATCGCTCTGACAGCCCAGGCTTCTAACGATGAGCGCAGCCAGGCCTTTGCCGCAGGCTGCGATGACTTTTTGAGCAAACCCGTTCAGCTTGATCAGTTGCTGGGCAAAATAACCGACCACCTGGGCCTGCAATATCGCCACGCCGAATCACCAGAACCTCAAATCTCCTCTCGCCTCGACGCCAGTGCCCTTCAAGTCATGCCACCCGACTGGATCGCCGCTCTTTATCAGACGGCGTTACTCTGCGATAGCTACGATACGGCTCGACTCATTCAGCAAATTCCGGCTGAGCATACTGAGTTGATCAATCGCCTCAGTCGATGTCTGGAGGAGTACAAGTTTGAAGTAATCTT